TTTGAGAGCGCCCAGCAAAAAAGTCACGGAGGATGCTTTTGGCTTGGGTCTCATGTTCTTCACCGACAAGGTGAGCGTGGTGGATTTCAGCACGACCCAAATTGCCGTCTCGATGGCTTATCACAAATCGCTTGGCTCCAGCAACACGCAGTTCCTGACTTTGGGGGTGCAAGGGGGGCTTACGCAGCGCAATGTCAACTACGGTTCGCTCAACTTTCATGACCAATTCGACGGGGTGAATGGCTACACCATGGGCACTGGCGAGGAGTTGCCTGAAAACAACTTCTCTTATTCCGACCTCAATGTGGGGTTGAACTACATGGCTCAAGTGGGCCGTGAAGGGCGCATTTTTGCGGGTGTTGGCATGCACCATGCCACCCAGCCGCGTGTATCTTTCTATGGCAACACTGGCGAAGGCGGCAGGTTGTACCGGAAACTATCCGCGCAGCTGGCTGCCAATATCCCTTTGGATAGGGAGAACAATGTGGGCTTTTTGCCTCGTTTTTTGATAGCCCGCCAAGGCCCGCACACCGAAATCAACACAGGCACCAACTTCCGCATTGCGGTGGGTCAATACGGCAGCACGGCACTGCATGTGGGCAGTTGGGGGCGCTTTGTGCGCAACAACGACGGCCCCGGCTTCGATTCGGTGGTGGCGCTTGTGGGCTTGGAGTTCAGCAACGTGCTGATAGGCTTGAGCTACGACCTGAACCTGCGGGCCATTCAGGCCAAGCAACGGCAGGGCGCGTTCGAGATTTCGGTGGCTTATTTGGGCGAGTATGAGAATGAGGAAGTTTTGTGTCCAAAGTTTTGAGCAGGTTCCTACGCTTCGCGCCACTAGGTTTTGTGCAGGGCAAAGACGTAATCTGCTCAAAATCGCGGTCATCAATCATGCTCATCTGATAAATCCTATCGAATCAATGTGTATTTTTGCCTGACACTTTTTTTCAAAATAAAAGAAGCCATGCGTACCATTCAGTCTCTCCTTTCCGAGTACGGCGAGAGCCATCAAAACCCCACCAACAAACTGGTGCATTGGGTTTGTGTGCCTGTCATTTTTTTCTGTGTGGTGGGTCTTCTGTACAGCGTCAAATTGGGTGTAAACATTCTGCCCAATATGCCGCTCAATTTGGCCATCGTCGCGTTGGCACTGACCATTCTGTATTACGTCAGGCTATCCCCCACGTTGGCCATCGGCATGACGCTTTTTTCGCTGCTGTGTCTGTGGCTTTGCCGGGTGATTGAAGCGAGCGGTGCCTCGTTGTGGCAAGTCAGCCTCATCTTGTTCGTGCTGGCGTGGGTCGGCCAATTCTGGGGGCACAAAATCGAGGGCAAAAAGCCATCTTTTTTGAAAGATGTCCAATTCCTCATGATTGGCCCTGCTTGGCTGATGAGCTTCATCTATGAGCGGGCGGGCATCAAAGTTTAAGGGAGAGCATTTGCTCTTTGTGTGTCAGTTGGCTCGCGGCGCCTTTGCGCTGCGCATCTCTTGTATGATGACCACCCCTCCGGCGAGTGCCCCCAGCATGGTGGTGGACAAACGATAAAAAACAGTGTAAACGAGCAACAAGGATGCGGGCATCAAGGCGCTCATCAGCCATATCGTGGAGACCTCTGCCAACCCGGACGCGCCTGGGGTCGGGGCAAAATAGAGCAGCAGCATCTGAATCACCTGAACGCACAAAAACACGTCGAAAGGTACCTCTATGCCCATCGCTCGCACGATGACGTAGCCTATGAGGTATTTGTTGAAATAAAGCAGGCAGGTGGCCAGAAATGCGGATGAAATGCCCAACTTGTTCTGTTGCAAGATGCTGCGAAATCCGTCGTTGAAACGCCGCGATTCCGTGCCGGCTTTTTCGAGCGCCCGCTCCTTCTTTTCTTTTTTTATGGGCAAAATGCTCAGCACCGCCCTAATGAGAGATATGCCAGTTTGCGGGAAAAACAAGACCATCAAGGTGAGGGAAACCACCGTGGTTATCACGCCAAAGCCAGTTCGGAAAACCACGCCGAAATTTTCGCCAAACAAGTTATCCGGCAAATAAGCTAGGGCCGCAAGGCTTGAGAGCAAGAAAAAGAGCAGGGTTGCCACATAGTTGACCATAGACACCAAAAGGCTGTTGGTCACGCTTGCTCCTTTTTTCCACAAAACATAAAGTTGCGCGGGCGCGCCGCCTGTCTGGAAGGGGGTGGCTGCTCCCATGAACATATTGGCCCAGTTGGAGCGCATACAATCCCACTGCGAGATGAAAGGTAGTTGTTTCCCGTTGAAAAACAGGCGATAACGAAAGCCGCCCAGCCAGTAGTCCAAGCCGATGAGAGGCAGCAAGCCAATCCAAAAGCGCCAGTCGAGCCGGGCGGTCAACTCACCCAGACCGGCTGGGCGCTTCCACCATATCCCCAGCAATGTGCCCGCCAAGGAGCACAACACGAAAATCTGAATGCCATACAAAATCGTTTTTTGCGAAGGCAGCAAAGGGGTGTCAGCAGAGCGATTCTCCATCGGTGTTGTGCAAGGTCGGCTTGCCCGACCATTTTAGGACAGTGTTGAAAATGTCGGTCGTGCGGGCAGGGCGTGAGTCCCAGCCGGTTTGATTGTAGATGAGCGGCACCATAATGTGTTCGCGGTGCAGCGAGCCATGCGAGCCGTGGTGTTCCGGCCACTCCCATACCTCGCGCAGGTCGTACCCCTTTTTGGAAGTCACGATGAAGTCGCCTGTGCGGGTGCATGAGAACACTTGCTCGATTTGCACGAGTGCATCGGGGTACTGAGTGTCGAAGGTGGCAGCGAGGCTTTCGGCTCTATTCAGCGGGGTGTTCAAGAGACCCAACCCCAGCGGGTCGCCCGTTTGAGGCACATAATTGAGGCCATTTTCATGCTTGACGATGTGGGCTTCTCCGGCTGCCGAGCCTATGGCGAAAGTATTTGCGTCGTGTCGCCATGTGACGAAATCCACCTCTTCCCGTGCGAGCAGCTCTTGCCAGACATCGCCCAATCGCCGCTGTATTTCTTCGCCATACATCGGGTGTCCGTTGCCATTCTGCAAACAATACACTTGCCCTGCCGCATTGCCAGAAATCATGACAGACATCTTTGGGTTTTGTGTCCAAACCACCGGATATTCCAGTGTCTTGATACGACGACGTTTGAAAAAATGCGCCAAATCAAGATGGGTATGCGTTTCTGTCAGTCCGTGGTCGGAAATCAGAATTGTCAGCGTGTCGTCCCATCTGCCTTGTTTTTTTAGTTTTTCCACTGCCTGTCCGATGCTGTAATCCAGATATTTGTAAGCCCGAATCGTGTTGTCGTGGCGCGGATGATGCAAATGCGAGTTAGAGTCGACGCCCGGAAAAACGACGAACATGAATTCCGGTCTTTGTTCAAGGCCGAGCATGAGATGTTGATGGGAAGCCTCGTCCACTTTGCTCCATTTGTGGCTGAAATGCGCGCGCATGTAGAGACCCGGCTTCACTTTTTTGGTAAGGTCGTGGCCATTGGGCAGCCCACGAGTTATCATGGAAAAGATATTGAATGGCCGCTCGAACAGCTCGTGGAGTGTTGGCCGCTCTTTAGGCAGGTCGTCGTTGAAATAGGACGCTTCGTAACCACAATAGCTGCGAAAGCTACTGCGCCCCCAACGCCTTTGATGAAACTCGGCCTTGTCGAGCCATCGAATGCCGGGTATGTTGCTGGTGCCGGGAAAAGTGCCAGTCAGAAAAGGCAGATAGGCTGGGCCGGTAGTGGATGGGAAACAAGAAGTGGCTGTGCGAAAAGTGCCACGAGATAGAATTTCTTTTTGGATATTGGGCAAATCACCCGATTCCAAAAGTTCCTGCATCACATCCGGGCGGGCACCGTCAATAAGGAAGATGATTGCTAACGGTTTTTTCAAAATGTTACCTTAATGTAAAGTTCGGCGCAAAGTAAGCAGACTTTGGATTTTGCTGCCTCGTCGCACATTCATTCGTACCTTTCGCCCACAAATTCTGTTCGCATGACCCGCCTCTCCTTGTTTTTCTTCTTCTTCGGTATTTGTTCTCATGTTGCGTTGGCTCAGGTGTTTGAGCCAGTTTTTCCCGAGTATGTGGGCGAGGAGCTGCGTGATAGTCTGGCCGCTCGATTTCGACCTGCCTCTGTGCTGGACTACGCAAATGCCCGCGACACCCTCTTTGCCAAAGTGCTTGCCGTGGATGACGACACGTTGCGCTGCATTTACTCTGGCCACAAGCTTTATCTTGACCCCACTCAAGACCCGACGCAGTATGTTTACTTGAATGGCAGCAGCCTCGGCATGAACACCGAACACGCATATCCGCAAAGTAAGGGGGCTTCAAAAGGCAATCCGCGAAGCGATATGCACCATCTGTTCCCGGCCCGCATCCCCGTCAATGAGGCGCGTGGCAACGCTCCTTATGCCGAAATACCTGATGCGCTCACACAAAAGTGGTTTCGCGGCACGCAAATTCTATTCAGCGTACCTACCTCCCACATTGATGAATACACAGAATCGAGGAGTGGTGCTTTTGAGCCACGCGAATCTGTAAAAGGCGATGTGGCTCGGGCGGTGTTTTATTTCTACACGGTGTATCGTGGTCAGGCGAATGCCGCTGACCCAAATTTCTTTGAATCCCAGCGACTCACCCTTTGTCAGTGGAACGAACAAGACCCACCCGATTCGGCAGAATTGGTGAAAACATGGCGCATCGCCACCTATCAGGATGGAAAGCCCAACCCGTTTGTGCTTGATTGCACCTTGGCACATCGGTGTTGGTGCCCCGATGTGCCGACGACTTGCACTATGCTTTCTATAGAAGAGCGTCCAGCTGATTTGCTCGTGCCGCGTTTGTCGCCAAATCCGTTTAATGGGCAAGGGAAATTGCAGGCCTATTTGCCATTCGATGGCCGCTTGGACATCGTATTTCGCTCCATGTTGGGAAAAGAAGTGGCAAAGTGGGTGGTGCCCAATGCTTCAGCGGGTGCTTTTGAGTTTGATGTGGAAATACCCCCTACCGCTAGGGCGCAGATGGGCATCATGGAGATCCATTTGACAGACGGCCAAAGGATTGCAAAGGGGGTTGTCAGGGTGGTCGGTTGGTAAGTGTCGCATAGTCCACGCCTAACGAAATCCCGCATTTATTTTTTCGAGCGCTTCGCTGCCGGGGCAAAGTTCTTTTTCGCCCAGCGCGTTCAGCGGTTTTTTTACCGTGTTCAAAATATGGTGCAAGTCAGGCGCGTGGGTATCAATAAAAATCAGCCCGGTCAGTATTTCGCCTGTCGTTTTGGCCTCATAAAGCTTGTTCATGGCCGAATGGCGGTCGAGCGGGTTCCAGTCTTTTGCCAACTTGCTCAATTGAATCACCGAGCCATCGTGCAGTGGCACGGTGACGGAGTTTCCCTCATCGTAGCGGGTAGTGATTTCTGTCATAATCGGCACAAAATCAATGGCTCCCGTCGTTTCGATGTGTTCCCGTGTGTAGTCGTACGACTTGGTGGAGCCGGGGTTGTTGTTAAAAGTGACGCAAGGCGAAATCACGTCAATCAGCGCAAAACCCGGGTGCGACATCGCGGCTTTGATGAGTGGAATCAACTGCTCTTTGTCGCCGGAAAAACTGCGGGCAATGAAGGTCGCGCCCAATTCCAGCGCCAGCCCGGCCATGTCAATGGCTTGGTACATATTGGCCGCGCCCGATTTGCTGACCGAACCCACGTCCGCCGTTGCCGAATCCTGTCCTTTTGTGAGGCCGTAGCAGCCGTTGTTCATAATGATATAGGTGACGTTCAGGTTGCGGCGAATCGCGTGGACGAACTGCCCCATCCCGATGGAAGCCGAGTCGCCGTCGCCCGACACGCCGATGTAGAGCAGGTCGCGGTTGGCGAGGTTGGCACCCGTGGCGACGGAGGGCATCCGCCCGTGTACCGAGTTGAAACCATGCGAGTTAGCCAAAAAATAAGTCGGCGTTTTCGACGAGCAGCCGATGCCAGAGAGCTTGGCTACCTTATGCGGCTCGACGGCCATTTCAAAACAAGCCTGTATGATGGCGCCGCTCACCGAGTCGTGGCCACAGCCTGCGCAAAGCGTGGAGAGCGCCCCTTCGTAGAACTTTTTGGTGTAGCCCAGCGCGTTTTTGGGCGAATCGGGGTGACGGAACGTGGGTCGGACGAATGTCATAATTTATTGTGGATGTGGGTATTCGTGGATTTGGTGAGTTGGAATTCAGATTTAACACAGAGGCGCGGAGCACACAGAGTTAAAAATAAAATCTCTGTGTCCTCCGTGTCTCTGTGTTTGAAATTATTACTCCTCCACTTCCGAATCACTCGGAGGCGCGGCCTCATGTTCTGCAAAAGCGGGCGACAGTTTTCCCAACAGGCTTTTGTAAATCTGCTGGCGAATCGTTTCCGCCGTGATGGGGAAGCCATCGTAGTTGAGAATGGGCACCAATTTGGTCGGGTTGACATCCAATTCGTTCATCAACAGGGTTCTGAATTGCGCGTCGCGGTTTTGCTCCACCACATAGACGCGCTCGTGTTGTCGAATGAATTTTCTGACATCCTCGTTGAAAGGAAACGCCTTGATGCGCATCGCATCGAGCGTGATGCCTTGTTCGGCCAACAACTCCTGCGCTTCCAATGCTGCGTAAGTAGTGGTGCCAAAGAAAATCACGCCGAATGCATTCTGTTTCTCTTCTTGATAAAATTCAGGGCCTGGCACATATTGTTTGGTGGTCTCCCATTTCTTCAACAGCCTGTCCACGTTGCGGACGTATGCGGCACCCTCTTCGGTGTAAGTGGCATACTCGTCGCGCGAAGTGCCGCGAG
This genomic interval from Saprospiraceae bacterium contains the following:
- a CDS encoding PorP/SprF family type IX secretion system membrane protein, which codes for MKKRLLYSLLPSPVAALTIVFLLGTLIPKTYSQDKHFSQFYASPMVLNPALTGAFDGKYRVSAIYRDQWRQVLDNPITTFAVASDLRLRAPSKKVTEDAFGLGLMFFTDKVSVVDFSTTQIAVSMAYHKSLGSSNTQFLTLGVQGGLTQRNVNYGSLNFHDQFDGVNGYTMGTGEELPENNFSYSDLNVGLNYMAQVGREGRIFAGVGMHHATQPRVSFYGNTGEGGRLYRKLSAQLAANIPLDRENNVGFLPRFLIARQGPHTEINTGTNFRIAVGQYGSTALHVGSWGRFVRNNDGPGFDSVVALVGLEFSNVLIGLSYDLNLRAIQAKQRQGAFEISVAYLGEYENEEVLCPKF
- a CDS encoding DUF962 domain-containing protein → MRTIQSLLSEYGESHQNPTNKLVHWVCVPVIFFCVVGLLYSVKLGVNILPNMPLNLAIVALALTILYYVRLSPTLAIGMTLFSLLCLWLCRVIEASGASLWQVSLILFVLAWVGQFWGHKIEGKKPSFLKDVQFLMIGPAWLMSFIYERAGIKV
- a CDS encoding flippase-like domain-containing protein, whose translation is MENRSADTPLLPSQKTILYGIQIFVLCSLAGTLLGIWWKRPAGLGELTARLDWRFWIGLLPLIGLDYWLGGFRYRLFFNGKQLPFISQWDCMRSNWANMFMGAATPFQTGGAPAQLYVLWKKGASVTNSLLVSMVNYVATLLFFLLSSLAALAYLPDNLFGENFGVVFRTGFGVITTVVSLTLMVLFFPQTGISLIRAVLSILPIKKEKKERALEKAGTESRRFNDGFRSILQQNKLGISSAFLATCLLYFNKYLIGYVIVRAMGIEVPFDVFLCVQVIQMLLLYFAPTPGASGLAEVSTIWLMSALMPASLLLVYTVFYRLSTTMLGALAGGVVIIQEMRSAKAPRAN
- a CDS encoding alkaline phosphatase family protein, with product MKKPLAIIFLIDGARPDVMQELLESGDLPNIQKEILSRGTFRTATSCFPSTTGPAYLPFLTGTFPGTSNIPGIRWLDKAEFHQRRWGRSSFRSYCGYEASYFNDDLPKERPTLHELFERPFNIFSMITRGLPNGHDLTKKVKPGLYMRAHFSHKWSKVDEASHQHLMLGLEQRPEFMFVVFPGVDSNSHLHHPRHDNTIRAYKYLDYSIGQAVEKLKKQGRWDDTLTILISDHGLTETHTHLDLAHFFKRRRIKTLEYPVVWTQNPKMSVMISGNAAGQVYCLQNGNGHPMYGEEIQRRLGDVWQELLAREEVDFVTWRHDANTFAIGSAAGEAHIVKHENGLNYVPQTGDPLGLGLLNTPLNRAESLAATFDTQYPDALVQIEQVFSCTRTGDFIVTSKKGYDLREVWEWPEHHGSHGSLHREHIMVPLIYNQTGWDSRPARTTDIFNTVLKWSGKPTLHNTDGESLC
- a CDS encoding endonuclease yields the protein MTRLSLFFFFFGICSHVALAQVFEPVFPEYVGEELRDSLAARFRPASVLDYANARDTLFAKVLAVDDDTLRCIYSGHKLYLDPTQDPTQYVYLNGSSLGMNTEHAYPQSKGASKGNPRSDMHHLFPARIPVNEARGNAPYAEIPDALTQKWFRGTQILFSVPTSHIDEYTESRSGAFEPRESVKGDVARAVFYFYTVYRGQANAADPNFFESQRLTLCQWNEQDPPDSAELVKTWRIATYQDGKPNPFVLDCTLAHRCWCPDVPTTCTMLSIEERPADLLVPRLSPNPFNGQGKLQAYLPFDGRLDIVFRSMLGKEVAKWVVPNASAGAFEFDVEIPPTARAQMGIMEIHLTDGQRIAKGVVRVVGW
- a CDS encoding 2-oxoacid:ferredoxin oxidoreductase subunit beta, which codes for MTFVRPTFRHPDSPKNALGYTKKFYEGALSTLCAGCGHDSVSGAIIQACFEMAVEPHKVAKLSGIGCSSKTPTYFLANSHGFNSVHGRMPSVATGANLANRDLLYIGVSGDGDSASIGMGQFVHAIRRNLNVTYIIMNNGCYGLTKGQDSATADVGSVSKSGAANMYQAIDMAGLALELGATFIARSFSGDKEQLIPLIKAAMSHPGFALIDVISPCVTFNNNPGSTKSYDYTREHIETTGAIDFVPIMTEITTRYDEGNSVTVPLHDGSVIQLSKLAKDWNPLDRHSAMNKLYEAKTTGEILTGLIFIDTHAPDLHHILNTVKKPLNALGEKELCPGSEALEKINAGFR